A stretch of Rhizobium sp. TH2 DNA encodes these proteins:
- a CDS encoding acyl-CoA dehydrogenase family protein → MSEPADYYDLSRIRPEVLDVLNRINELGRERFAPRAKAIDDEASFPVENYKDLAAEGLLTLTVPKEFGGHGFSLGEYAMAGAEIGKYCGATALTFNMHNSSMMWSRFMYELPNLTDEDRAAFAPLRERQFRRAVKEQGIYSQPISEAGQNWTSKPAQTSCRKVEGGWRINGFKKFASLAGYCDYYSIVCTEHFEGIEPRHEDTMIFVIHKDAPGLSVTGSWDPLGMRGTNSRDLVLKDVFVTEDDLMMPRGIFIKTLPHWPHMMATLSPTYMGVAQGAFDFTCAYLRGEVPGQPPADRRMFGTKRITVGKMYTQLAAMRALWWQAFMEAQGYPSKAQVMRMYAAQYNVMEGVQEIAAQAIRTCGGQSMLKSLPLERMYRDSRCGALMLPYTSEIMEDYLSVLTLYDMDELDKAPGDEGGARSSLWRGDAGTLKGLR, encoded by the coding sequence ATGAGCGAACCTGCAGATTACTACGACCTCTCCCGCATCCGGCCCGAAGTGCTCGATGTGCTCAATCGCATCAACGAACTCGGCCGCGAGCGCTTCGCGCCGCGCGCAAAGGCCATCGACGACGAGGCGTCCTTCCCGGTCGAGAACTACAAGGACCTGGCCGCCGAAGGCTTGCTGACGCTTACCGTACCGAAGGAATTCGGCGGGCACGGCTTCAGCCTTGGCGAATATGCCATGGCCGGTGCTGAGATCGGCAAATATTGCGGCGCCACGGCGCTCACCTTCAACATGCACAATTCCTCGATGATGTGGTCGCGCTTCATGTATGAGCTGCCCAACCTCACCGACGAGGACCGCGCCGCCTTCGCGCCGCTGCGCGAACGCCAGTTCCGCCGGGCGGTGAAGGAACAGGGCATCTATTCGCAGCCGATCTCCGAGGCCGGGCAGAACTGGACCTCGAAACCGGCCCAGACGTCCTGCCGAAAGGTCGAGGGCGGCTGGAGGATCAACGGCTTCAAGAAATTCGCCTCGCTCGCCGGCTATTGCGACTATTACTCCATCGTCTGCACGGAGCATTTCGAAGGCATCGAGCCGCGCCACGAGGACACGATGATCTTCGTGATCCACAAGGATGCGCCGGGCCTGTCGGTGACCGGCAGCTGGGACCCGCTCGGCATGCGCGGCACCAACAGCCGCGACCTCGTGCTCAAGGATGTCTTCGTCACCGAGGACGACCTGATGATGCCGCGCGGCATCTTCATCAAGACGCTGCCGCACTGGCCGCACATGATGGCAACGCTGTCGCCGACCTATATGGGCGTGGCGCAGGGCGCGTTCGATTTCACCTGCGCCTATCTGCGTGGCGAGGTTCCCGGCCAACCGCCGGCGGACCGCCGCATGTTCGGCACAAAGCGCATCACCGTCGGCAAGATGTACACCCAGCTCGCGGCGATGCGGGCGCTGTGGTGGCAGGCCTTCATGGAAGCGCAGGGCTATCCGTCCAAGGCGCAAGTCATGCGGATGTACGCCGCGCAATACAATGTCATGGAAGGCGTGCAGGAAATCGCGGCTCAGGCGATCCGTACCTGCGGCGGCCAGTCGATGCTGAAATCGCTGCCGCTGGAACGCATGTATCGCGACAGCCGCTGCGGCGCGCTGATGCTGCCCTATACGTCGGAGATCATGGAGGACTATCTCTCCGTACTCACGCTCTACGACATGGATGAGCTCGACAAG
- a CDS encoding peptidase M29: MLQERIEGKWLACFRRVFTLNGIARGTRVAIVSETQSRPVLVQLADLACHDLGADYCMITMPTPRQTAPVPVKSTGTSLAIQGNRAAIEAMKQCEIIVDCTVEGMIHAAEWPEVEESGARILMVCNEHPEILERCEPTAELGPKVALGIQMLREAKEMRVTSAAGTDLVIDLTDAPCGGTPGFGTTPGAVAHWPGGLCLAFPGSNTVNGRIVMDVGDMNLTFKSYLTSRIDFTVENDFVKEIKGDGLDAELFRDYMEAWEDPLAYGFSHVGWGMNPAARWVSGALYDKRDMQAVEFRAWAGNFLWSTGANQYAGRFTEGHFDLPMRKCTVALDGRVVVKEGRLQGDLVL; the protein is encoded by the coding sequence ATGCTGCAAGAGCGCATTGAGGGGAAGTGGCTTGCCTGCTTCCGACGGGTTTTCACGCTCAACGGCATCGCCCGCGGCACGCGGGTGGCGATCGTTTCTGAGACGCAGTCGCGTCCGGTTCTCGTCCAGCTTGCGGATCTCGCCTGCCACGATCTCGGCGCCGATTATTGCATGATCACGATGCCGACGCCGCGCCAGACCGCGCCGGTGCCGGTCAAGTCGACGGGCACGTCACTGGCGATCCAGGGCAACCGCGCCGCGATCGAGGCGATGAAACAATGTGAGATCATCGTCGATTGCACCGTGGAGGGCATGATCCATGCCGCCGAATGGCCTGAGGTCGAGGAATCAGGTGCCCGCATCCTCATGGTCTGCAACGAGCATCCCGAAATTCTGGAACGCTGCGAGCCGACGGCCGAACTCGGCCCCAAGGTGGCGCTCGGCATCCAGATGTTGCGCGAGGCCAAGGAGATGCGGGTGACGTCTGCTGCCGGCACCGATCTGGTGATCGATCTGACCGATGCGCCTTGTGGCGGCACGCCGGGTTTTGGCACCACGCCGGGCGCGGTCGCGCATTGGCCGGGCGGCCTCTGCCTGGCATTTCCCGGTTCGAACACCGTCAACGGCCGCATCGTCATGGATGTGGGCGACATGAACCTCACCTTCAAGAGCTACCTGACCAGCCGCATCGACTTCACCGTCGAGAATGATTTCGTCAAGGAAATCAAGGGTGACGGTTTGGATGCGGAGCTCTTCCGCGATTATATGGAAGCCTGGGAAGATCCGCTTGCCTATGGTTTCAGCCACGTCGGCTGGGGCATGAACCCTGCCGCTCGCTGGGTCTCCGGCGCGCTCTATGACAAGCGCGACATGCAGGCCGTCGAGTTCCGCGCCTGGGCCGGCAATTTCCTCTGGTCCACCGGCGCCAACCAATATGCCGGCCGCTTCACCGAGGGTCATTTCGACCTGCCGATGCGCAAATGCACGGTCGCGCTCGATGGCCGCGTGGTGGTGAAGGAAGGCCGTCTCCAGGGCGATCTCGTGCTCTGA
- the hpaI gene encoding 4-hydroxy-2-oxoheptanedioate aldolase, with protein MPAPTNTFKAALKQGRTQIGLWVALTSAYTAEICGGAGYDWLLVDAEHAPNDIQTLVAQLQGLSKYPVHPIIRPPIGEAWIIKQILDIGAQTILVPMVETKEQAEAMVRAVRYPPHGIRGVGASLARASNFNRIPDYLQTANDEVCLLLQIESRAGLANLDAIASVEGVDGVFVGPADLAADMGFLGKPGAPEVQAAVEDALKRIQGHGKAAGILTADQTLARRYLELGATFVGIGSDVGLLVNATTKLLADFKAGGSSEQVPRNSGQVY; from the coding sequence ATGCCGGCACCGACGAACACTTTCAAAGCGGCGCTGAAACAAGGCCGCACGCAGATCGGCTTGTGGGTTGCGCTGACCAGTGCCTATACCGCCGAGATCTGCGGCGGCGCCGGATACGACTGGCTGCTTGTCGATGCCGAACATGCGCCGAATGATATCCAGACGCTCGTCGCTCAATTGCAGGGCCTGTCGAAATACCCCGTCCACCCGATCATCCGCCCGCCGATCGGCGAGGCCTGGATCATCAAGCAGATCCTCGATATCGGTGCACAGACGATCCTTGTGCCCATGGTCGAGACCAAGGAGCAGGCCGAGGCGATGGTTCGCGCCGTTCGCTATCCGCCGCACGGCATCCGTGGCGTCGGCGCATCGCTGGCGCGCGCCTCGAATTTCAACCGCATCCCGGATTATCTCCAGACCGCCAATGACGAGGTTTGCCTGCTGCTGCAGATAGAAAGCCGGGCCGGGCTTGCCAACCTCGACGCAATCGCCTCCGTCGAGGGTGTCGATGGCGTCTTTGTCGGCCCTGCCGATCTTGCGGCGGATATGGGCTTTCTCGGCAAGCCGGGGGCGCCTGAGGTCCAGGCTGCGGTCGAGGATGCGTTGAAGCGCATTCAGGGCCACGGCAAGGCGGCGGGAATCCTCACCGCCGACCAGACACTCGCCCGACGCTATCTCGAACTAGGCGCGACCTTCGTCGGTATCGGCAGCGACGTTGGTCTGCTCGTCAATGCGACGACCAAGCTGTTGGCTGATTTCAAGGCCGGCGGATCGTCCGAACAAGTGCCGCGAAACTCCGGTCAAGTCTATTAA
- the hpaH gene encoding 2-oxo-hept-4-ene-1,7-dioate hydratase, with the protein MTTLTQGQISEAASTLHAAERDRKQIGLLSLKHPNATMDDAYAIQADWVKKKIAAGRKVIGWKIGLTSKAMQYALNISTPDSGVLFDDMLFEDGAIIPGDRFIQPRIEAEIAFVMKAPLKGPGISVFDVLNATDYVTPALEILDTRVQRVDPETKKARTIVDTIADNAANAGIVIGGRQIRPDAVDMRWMGAIVSRNAEVEETGLGAGVLNHPARGIAWLANRLAQYGAGIETGQIVLAGSFIRPIEARHGDTITADFGAYGTISCFFQ; encoded by the coding sequence ATGACGACGCTTACGCAAGGTCAAATCTCCGAAGCCGCGTCCACGCTCCATGCCGCCGAAAGAGATCGCAAGCAGATTGGTCTCCTTTCCCTAAAGCATCCCAACGCCACTATGGATGACGCCTATGCGATCCAGGCGGACTGGGTGAAGAAGAAGATCGCTGCCGGCCGCAAGGTGATCGGCTGGAAGATAGGGCTCACCTCCAAGGCCATGCAATATGCCCTCAACATCTCGACGCCGGATTCGGGCGTGCTGTTCGACGACATGTTGTTCGAAGATGGCGCGATAATACCCGGCGACCGCTTCATCCAGCCGCGTATCGAAGCCGAGATCGCCTTCGTGATGAAGGCGCCGCTCAAGGGCCCCGGCATCAGCGTCTTCGATGTGCTCAACGCGACGGATTATGTGACGCCTGCGCTCGAAATCCTCGATACGCGCGTCCAGCGCGTCGATCCTGAGACGAAGAAGGCGCGCACTATCGTCGATACGATTGCCGACAATGCCGCCAATGCTGGCATCGTCATCGGCGGCCGTCAAATACGGCCTGACGCGGTTGATATGCGCTGGATGGGCGCCATCGTTTCGCGCAATGCCGAGGTCGAGGAGACCGGACTGGGCGCAGGCGTGCTCAATCACCCGGCGCGCGGCATCGCCTGGCTGGCGAATCGGTTGGCGCAATATGGCGCGGGCATCGAGACGGGACAGATCGTGCTCGCCGGCTCGTTCATCCGCCCGATCGAGGCGCGGCATGGCGATACGATCACGGCTGACTTCGGCGCCTACGGTACCATTTCCTGTTTCTTCCAGTGA
- a CDS encoding fumarylacetoacetate hydrolase family protein, producing MAHPRFASFSVDGKPGYGLVKGEAIVDLSSRHDAKWPTLREVIEAGALGELADEAASLRPDVLPGTFHFEIPISAPEKLICVGVNFPDRNEEYKDGQAAPSNPSLFIRFPRSFTGHGQPLIRPPESAQLDYEGEIVIVIGKGGRRIPEAEALDHIAALSLCNEGTIRDWVRHAKFNVTQGKNFDRTGSIGPWLVPFTDEAQLADIQLTTRVNGEVRQQDRTSRMIFSFRKIINYISTFTTLTPGDVIVTGTPTGAGARFDPPIWLKPGDVVEVEAEGIGTLRNTIEDEA from the coding sequence ATGGCACATCCTCGCTTTGCAAGCTTTTCGGTAGATGGGAAGCCCGGCTATGGACTGGTGAAGGGCGAGGCGATCGTCGATCTGTCGTCGCGGCATGACGCGAAATGGCCGACCCTGCGCGAGGTCATCGAGGCGGGCGCCCTTGGCGAACTGGCCGACGAGGCCGCGAGCCTCAGGCCGGATGTCTTGCCGGGCACATTCCACTTCGAGATCCCGATCTCGGCGCCGGAGAAGCTGATCTGCGTCGGCGTCAATTTTCCCGACCGCAACGAGGAATACAAGGATGGGCAGGCGGCTCCGTCCAACCCATCGCTGTTTATCCGTTTCCCGCGTTCCTTCACCGGTCACGGCCAACCGCTGATCCGGCCGCCGGAAAGTGCGCAGCTCGATTACGAGGGCGAGATCGTCATTGTCATCGGCAAGGGCGGGCGGCGCATCCCCGAGGCAGAAGCACTCGACCATATCGCGGCGCTGTCGCTTTGCAACGAAGGCACGATCCGCGACTGGGTGCGGCATGCCAAGTTCAACGTCACCCAGGGCAAGAATTTCGACCGCACCGGATCGATCGGGCCCTGGCTGGTGCCCTTCACCGACGAGGCGCAACTGGCCGATATCCAGCTCACGACCCGCGTCAATGGCGAGGTCCGCCAGCAGGATCGAACCAGCCGAATGATCTTTTCCTTCCGCAAGATCATCAACTATATCTCGACTTTTACGACATTGACGCCGGGCGACGTCATCGTCACGGGCACGCCGACCGGGGCCGGCGCGCGCTTCGATCCGCCGATCTGGTTGAAGCCGGGCGATGTCGTCGAGGTGGAGGCGGAAGGTATCGGTACACTGCGCAACACAATCGAGGACGAGGCATGA
- the hpaD gene encoding 3,4-dihydroxyphenylacetate 2,3-dioxygenase, with the protein MPLPKPNLHPPFNIVRLSHVELAVTDLVKSRAFYVDTLGLQVTDETADTIYLRAMEERGHHCIVLKKAGKAEAQDLGFKVFSEEDLDKAEHFFKGKDLPVEWIERPYQSRTFRTRDPHGIPLEFYSKMDRLPPIHQKYALYKGVKPLRIDHFNCFSPNVDESVAFYNEIGFRVTEYTEDAETGRLWAAWTHRKGGVHDIAFTNGRGPRLHHTAFWVPTPLNIIDLLDLMSTTGWLANIERGPGRHGISNAFFLYIRDPDGHRIEIYCSDYQTVDPDLEPIKWDLKDPQRQTLWGSPAPKSWFEEGSLFRGTEVRDSILKATPIVAP; encoded by the coding sequence ATGCCCCTGCCGAAACCCAATCTCCATCCGCCCTTCAACATCGTGCGGCTCAGCCATGTCGAACTGGCCGTCACCGATCTCGTCAAATCGCGCGCCTTCTATGTCGATACGCTCGGACTGCAGGTGACCGACGAGACCGCGGATACGATCTATCTCAGGGCGATGGAAGAGCGCGGGCATCATTGCATCGTTCTCAAGAAGGCTGGCAAGGCGGAAGCGCAGGATCTCGGCTTCAAGGTCTTTTCCGAGGAGGATCTTGATAAGGCCGAGCATTTTTTCAAGGGCAAGGACCTGCCGGTCGAATGGATCGAGCGACCCTACCAGTCGCGCACTTTCCGCACCCGAGACCCGCATGGCATTCCGCTCGAATTCTATTCGAAGATGGACCGCCTGCCGCCGATCCACCAGAAATACGCGCTCTACAAGGGCGTGAAGCCGCTGCGCATCGATCACTTCAACTGCTTCTCGCCGAATGTCGACGAGAGCGTCGCCTTCTATAACGAGATCGGCTTCCGGGTGACTGAATATACCGAAGATGCCGAGACCGGGCGGCTCTGGGCGGCGTGGACGCATCGCAAAGGTGGCGTGCACGACATCGCCTTCACCAATGGCCGCGGCCCGCGCCTGCATCACACCGCCTTCTGGGTGCCGACGCCGCTCAACATCATCGATCTGCTCGACCTGATGTCGACCACGGGCTGGCTTGCCAATATCGAGCGCGGCCCCGGTCGGCACGGCATTTCCAACGCCTTCTTCCTTTATATCCGCGACCCCGACGGCCACCGTATCGAGATCTATTGCTCGGATTACCAGACCGTCGATCCCGATCTCGAGCCGATCAAGTGGGATCTCAAGGATCCGCAGCGCCAGACGCTCTGGGGATCGCCGGCACCGAAATCCTGGTTTGAGGAGGGCAGTCTCTTCCGGGGTACCGAGGTCAGGGATTCGATCCTCAAAGCAACGCCGATCGTGGCGCCGTAA
- the hpaE gene encoding 5-carboxymethyl-2-hydroxymuconate semialdehyde dehydrogenase translates to MSKLDENIAKAKTYLTKFDGGVMNRIGGEDVWAADGATYETISPVDLKPLAKVALGKSADIDRAAKAAKAAFPAWAGMDGAARKKLLHKIADAIVARAEEIAFVECMDTGQSLKFMAKAALRGAENFRFFADRAPEARDGKALRGPGQVNITTRVPIGPVGVITPWNTPFMLSTWKIAPALASGCTVVHKPAEFSPLTARLLVEIAEEAGLPKGVWNLVNGFGEDAGKALTEHPDIKAIGFVGESRTGSMIMKQGADTLKRVHFELGGKNPVVVFADADLERAADAAVFMIYSLNGERCTSSSRLLVEDSVYDKFTMLVAEKAKRIKVGHPLDPETVIGPLIHPVHEKKVLEYIEIGRGEGATVAAGGTKFNGPGGGCYVSPTLFTGANNQMRIAQEEIFGPVLTAISFKDEAEALALANDVQYGLTGYLWTNDVTRAFRFTDALEAGMIWVNSENVRHLPAPFGGVKSSGIGRDGGDWSFDFYMETKNVAFASMAHAIQKLGG, encoded by the coding sequence ATGTCGAAGCTCGACGAAAACATCGCCAAGGCCAAAACCTATCTCACCAAATTCGATGGCGGTGTCATGAATCGCATCGGTGGTGAGGATGTCTGGGCCGCCGATGGCGCGACCTATGAGACGATCTCGCCGGTTGATCTCAAGCCGCTCGCCAAGGTGGCGCTAGGCAAGAGCGCGGATATCGACCGCGCGGCGAAGGCGGCGAAGGCTGCGTTTCCGGCATGGGCGGGGATGGATGGCGCGGCACGCAAGAAGCTCTTGCACAAGATCGCCGACGCGATCGTCGCGCGCGCTGAAGAGATTGCTTTCGTCGAATGCATGGATACCGGACAGTCGCTGAAATTCATGGCCAAGGCTGCACTGCGGGGCGCTGAGAATTTCCGCTTCTTCGCCGATCGGGCTCCTGAAGCCCGCGACGGCAAGGCATTGCGCGGCCCCGGCCAGGTCAACATCACGACCCGTGTGCCGATCGGGCCCGTCGGCGTAATCACGCCGTGGAACACGCCCTTCATGCTGTCGACCTGGAAGATCGCGCCCGCGCTGGCCTCGGGCTGCACGGTCGTCCACAAGCCAGCGGAATTTTCACCGCTGACGGCGCGACTATTGGTCGAGATCGCAGAGGAAGCCGGCCTGCCCAAGGGCGTCTGGAATCTCGTCAACGGTTTCGGCGAGGACGCCGGCAAAGCGCTGACGGAACACCCCGATATCAAGGCGATCGGCTTTGTCGGCGAGAGCCGCACCGGCTCGATGATCATGAAGCAGGGCGCGGATACGCTGAAGCGCGTGCATTTCGAACTTGGTGGCAAGAACCCGGTGGTGGTTTTCGCCGATGCCGATCTCGAACGCGCTGCCGATGCCGCCGTCTTCATGATCTATTCGTTGAACGGCGAGCGCTGCACCTCGTCATCGCGCCTGCTCGTAGAGGACAGCGTCTACGACAAGTTCACCATGCTCGTGGCGGAGAAGGCCAAGCGCATCAAAGTCGGCCATCCGCTCGATCCCGAAACTGTTATCGGGCCACTGATACACCCGGTTCATGAGAAGAAGGTGCTGGAATATATCGAGATCGGCCGGGGTGAGGGCGCCACCGTCGCGGCCGGCGGCACCAAGTTCAATGGTCCAGGCGGCGGCTGCTATGTCTCGCCGACGCTTTTCACCGGCGCCAACAACCAGATGCGGATCGCCCAGGAAGAAATCTTCGGGCCGGTGTTGACTGCCATTTCGTTCAAGGACGAGGCCGAGGCGCTGGCGCTCGCCAACGACGTGCAGTACGGCCTGACCGGCTATCTCTGGACCAATGACGTCACCCGCGCCTTCCGATTCACCGACGCGCTGGAAGCCGGCATGATCTGGGTCAATTCCGAGAATGTCCGCCACCTGCCGGCGCCATTCGGTGGCGTCAAGAGCTCCGGCATCGGCCGCGACGGCGGTGACTGGTCCTTCGATTTCTACATGGAAACCAAGAACGTCGCCTTCGCCAGCATGGCGCATGCGATCCAGAAACTCGGTGGCTGA
- a CDS encoding 5-carboxymethyl-2-hydroxymuconate Delta-isomerase, producing the protein MPHFTMEYSANLDDAVDFQALCKAVHETIIASGLFELGALRVRALRAEAYAVADMLPENGFIDMSFRIGKGRSEAEKRETGEAIFATVTRFLTPLFETPHFALTLEIREIDPDLSWKKNAIHPRIRQKSG; encoded by the coding sequence ATGCCCCATTTCACGATGGAATATTCGGCCAATCTGGACGATGCCGTCGACTTTCAGGCGCTCTGCAAGGCGGTTCATGAGACCATCATCGCATCAGGCCTGTTTGAACTGGGTGCCCTTCGCGTCCGCGCGCTGCGGGCCGAGGCCTATGCGGTCGCCGATATGCTGCCGGAGAATGGCTTTATCGACATGTCCTTCCGCATCGGCAAAGGCCGCAGCGAGGCGGAGAAACGTGAGACCGGCGAGGCGATCTTCGCTACCGTAACGCGATTCTTGACGCCTCTGTTCGAGACGCCGCACTTCGCGCTCACCCTTGAAATTCGAGAGATCGACCCGGATCTCAGCTGGAAGAAGAACGCCATTCACCCGCGGATCCGCCAGAAATCCGGGTGA